One window of Falco cherrug isolate bFalChe1 chromosome W, bFalChe1.pri, whole genome shotgun sequence genomic DNA carries:
- the LOC129734643 gene encoding acrosin-like produces the protein MALHYGMSRVVGGTDAQPGAWPWIVSIQALVEGGTAHICGGSLISPQWVLTAAHCFIEVRHITVLRVVLGATQLTQLGPEAQVRAVRRLLVHQHYWNVTQRNDIALLELDQPVQCNSYVQLACVPDASLRVSELTACYVSGWGARKARGEWPKRRSAYALQEAQVHLIDARVCNSSGWYRGAIHSHNICAGYPQGGIDTCQGDSGGPLVCQDKSADYFWLVGVTSWGTGCARARKPGVYTSTQHFYDWILAQMGLRPAVTTTARPQPVFTYTPVQRPRPRPRPTESSRFPPCPFPVQKLLDFFTRLQELLQYLRAK, from the exons atggctttgcactacggcatgtcgcgcgtcgtgggtggcacagatgcccagccaggggcctggccctggatcgtcagcatccaggctctcgtggaaggaggcacggcgcacatctgcgggggctccctcatcagcccacagtgggtcctcacagcagcccactgcttcatcgaggtcag gcaCATCACCGTCTTGCGCGTGGTGCTCGGTGCTacccagctgactcagctgggccctgaggctcaggtgcgcgccgtcaggcggctgctggttcaccagcactactGGAACGTCACACAGAGGAatgacattgccttgctggaactggaccagcctgtccagtgcaacagctacgtacagcttgcctgtgtgcccgacgcctcgctgagagtctcagagctgacagcctgctacgtcagtggctggggtgccaggaaagcaagaggtgagtGGCCCAAACGCA gatcggcatacgcgctgcaggaggcccaggtccacctcattgatgccagggtctgtaacagcagcggctgGTACAGGGGGGCCATCCACAGCCACAAcatctgtgctggctatccgcagggcggcatcgacacctgccag ggggacagcggtgggcctctcgtgtgccaagacaagagcgccgactacttctggcttgttggcgtgaccagctgggggacgggctgtgcgagagcaaggaagcccggagtctacacctccacccagcacttctacgactggatcctggcgcagatgggcctgcgcccagcagtaaccactactgcaaggccacagccagtcttcacctacacccccgttcagaggccaaggccaaggccaaggccaacagaatCGAGCCGGTTTCCACCCTGcccgtttccagtccagaagctgctggacttctttactcggctgcaggagctcctgcagtacctaagaGCGAAATAG